A genomic window from Arvicanthis niloticus isolate mArvNil1 chromosome 25, mArvNil1.pat.X, whole genome shotgun sequence includes:
- the Tmem68 gene encoding DGAT1/2-independent enzyme synthesizing storage lipids isoform X1 — protein sequence MIDNNQTCAAGEDSVPYLTCMIHVLEEWLGVEQLEDYLNFANHLLWVFTPLILLILPYFTIFLLYLTIIFLHIYKRKNVLKEAYSHNLWDGARKTVATLWDGHAAVWHGYEVHGMEKIPEGPALIIFYHGAIPIDFYYFMAKIFIHKGRTCRVVADHFVFKIPGFSLLLDVFCALHGPREKCVEILRSGHLLAISPGGVREALLSDETYNIIWGNRKGFAQVAIDAKVPIIPMFTQNIREGFRSLGGTRLFKWLYEKFRYPFAPMYGGFPVKLRTFLGDPIPYDPKVTAEELAEKTKNAVQALIDKHQRIPGNIRSALLDRFHKGQKAD from the exons ATGATAGATAACAACCAAACGTGTGCTGCAGGGGAGGACTCTGTGCCCTACCTAACCTGTATGATTCATGTGCTTGAAGAGTGGTTGGGCGTGGAGCAATTGGAGGACTATCTGAATTTTGCAAACCATCTCTTGTGGGTTTTCACCCCGCTGATACTTTTAATACTTCCATACTTTACCATCTTTCTTCTCTACCTTACTATTATTTTCCTCCATATTTATAAGAGGAAGAATGTGTTAAAAGAAGCCTACTCCCATAACTTGTGGGATGGTGCAAGGAAAACAGTGGCCACTCTGTGGGACGGACACGCGGCGGTTTGGCATG GTTATGAAGTTCATGGGATGGAAAAGATACCAGAAGGACCAGCACTTATAATTTTTTATCATGGAGCTATTCCCATAGACTTTTACTACTTCATGGCTAAAATTTTTATCCACAAAGGCAGAACTTGCCGAGTAGTAGCTGACCACTTTGTCTTTAAAATCCCAG GGTTCAGTTTATTACTTGATGTATTTTGTGCTCTTCATGGACCAAGAGAAAAATGCGTTGAAATCCTGAGGAGTGGTCACTTGTTAGCTATATCACCAGGCGGGGTTCGAGAAGCCTTACTTAGTGATGAAACCTACAACATCATATGGGGTAATCGTAAAGGCTTTGCTCAGGTTGCAATTGATGCAAAAGTG CCCATTATTCCTATGTTTACACAAAATATTCGAGAAGGATTTAGATCACTTGGAGGAACAA GATTATTTAAGTGGCTTTATGAAAAATTCCGCTATCCATTTGCTCCAATGTATGGAGGCTTTCCTGTAAAGCTGCGGACCTTCTTAGGTGATCCCATTCCATATGACCCAAAGGTAACAGCAGAAGAATTAGCTGAGAAg ACCAAAAATGCTGTTCAAGCTTTGATTGACAAGCACCAGAGGATCCCGGGGAACATTAGGAGTGCTCTGCTGGACCGCTTTCATAAAGGGCAGAAGGCTGATTAG
- the Tmem68 gene encoding DGAT1/2-independent enzyme synthesizing storage lipids isoform X2 produces the protein MVLVSCSTLYVPSVLHWGLGATSHGVETCKQESHFGCFGFLMFAHYIPPGQCMSQGYEVHGMEKIPEGPALIIFYHGAIPIDFYYFMAKIFIHKGRTCRVVADHFVFKIPGFSLLLDVFCALHGPREKCVEILRSGHLLAISPGGVREALLSDETYNIIWGNRKGFAQVAIDAKVPIIPMFTQNIREGFRSLGGTRLFKWLYEKFRYPFAPMYGGFPVKLRTFLGDPIPYDPKVTAEELAEKTKNAVQALIDKHQRIPGNIRSALLDRFHKGQKAD, from the exons ATGGTTCTAGTCTCCTGCTCAACACTGTATGTCCCATCGGTCCTGCACTGGGGACTCGGAGCCACAAGTCATGGTGTTGAGACTTGCAAACAGGAATCACACTTTGGATGCTTTGGATTCTTAATGTTTGCTCATTACATCCCTCCAGGCCAGTGCATGTCTCAAG GTTATGAAGTTCATGGGATGGAAAAGATACCAGAAGGACCAGCACTTATAATTTTTTATCATGGAGCTATTCCCATAGACTTTTACTACTTCATGGCTAAAATTTTTATCCACAAAGGCAGAACTTGCCGAGTAGTAGCTGACCACTTTGTCTTTAAAATCCCAG GGTTCAGTTTATTACTTGATGTATTTTGTGCTCTTCATGGACCAAGAGAAAAATGCGTTGAAATCCTGAGGAGTGGTCACTTGTTAGCTATATCACCAGGCGGGGTTCGAGAAGCCTTACTTAGTGATGAAACCTACAACATCATATGGGGTAATCGTAAAGGCTTTGCTCAGGTTGCAATTGATGCAAAAGTG CCCATTATTCCTATGTTTACACAAAATATTCGAGAAGGATTTAGATCACTTGGAGGAACAA GATTATTTAAGTGGCTTTATGAAAAATTCCGCTATCCATTTGCTCCAATGTATGGAGGCTTTCCTGTAAAGCTGCGGACCTTCTTAGGTGATCCCATTCCATATGACCCAAAGGTAACAGCAGAAGAATTAGCTGAGAAg ACCAAAAATGCTGTTCAAGCTTTGATTGACAAGCACCAGAGGATCCCGGGGAACATTAGGAGTGCTCTGCTGGACCGCTTTCATAAAGGGCAGAAGGCTGATTAG